From the genome of Scytonema hofmannii PCC 7110, one region includes:
- the purH gene encoding bifunctional phosphoribosylaminoimidazolecarboxamide formyltransferase/IMP cyclohydrolase gives MARLALLSVSNKTGIIDLARSLVEEFDFEIISSGGTAKALKDAGISVTKVADYTGSPEILGGRVKTLHPRIHGGILARRDIAEDLTDLENNQIRPIDLVVVNLYPFEETISTEGVTLPEAIEQIDIGGPAMLRAASKNFAHVTILCDPGQYEEYLQEMCHSSGNPSFEFRQRCALKGFLHTSGYDRVIAEYLSQNLSPTQEEKVFDTYNLSGKQLQSLRYGENPHQNAAWYQTGTHPTGWAAATKLQGKELSYNNLVDLEASRTLIAEFTDSPAAAIIKHNNPCGVALGNTLHEAYQKAFNADSMSAFGGIVAFNRTIDAETATELTKTFLECVVAPDCDTQAQEILATKSKVRVLTLPQLSNGPRDLVKLIAGGFLVQAADDIVADTSQWQFVTDKKPTQQELEELLFAWKVCKHVKSNAIVVSRDRTTLGVGAGQMNRVGSVKIALEQAGEKTKGAFLASDGFFPFDDSVRTASAAGIAAIIQPGGSLRDQDSIKAANELGLVMVLTGIRHFLH, from the coding sequence ATGGCACGTTTAGCACTGCTGAGTGTATCTAACAAAACTGGTATAATTGACCTTGCCCGTAGCTTGGTGGAAGAATTTGACTTTGAAATCATCAGCAGTGGAGGTACAGCTAAAGCTTTGAAAGATGCAGGGATTTCAGTCACAAAAGTTGCTGATTATACAGGTTCACCAGAAATCTTAGGTGGACGAGTCAAAACACTGCATCCTCGGATTCATGGCGGTATTCTGGCTCGGAGAGACATAGCCGAAGATTTAACAGATTTGGAAAATAACCAGATTCGCCCCATTGATTTGGTGGTGGTGAATCTTTATCCTTTCGAGGAAACTATATCTACTGAAGGTGTGACTCTACCTGAGGCGATTGAGCAAATAGATATTGGCGGTCCTGCTATGCTCAGGGCCGCATCAAAAAACTTTGCCCATGTTACGATTTTATGCGATCCAGGGCAGTATGAGGAATATTTACAAGAAATGTGCCATTCGAGTGGCAATCCATCTTTTGAATTTCGTCAAAGATGCGCTTTAAAAGGATTTTTACATACTTCTGGCTACGATCGCGTGATCGCTGAGTATCTCAGTCAGAACCTCTCCCCTACTCAAGAGGAGAAAGTTTTCGACACCTACAATCTTTCTGGCAAACAACTGCAATCCCTTCGCTACGGAGAAAATCCCCATCAAAATGCAGCTTGGTATCAAACAGGGACTCATCCAACTGGATGGGCTGCAGCAACTAAACTGCAAGGCAAAGAACTCAGTTACAATAACCTAGTTGACTTAGAAGCATCTCGAACCCTGATTGCTGAGTTTACCGATTCTCCCGCCGCAGCAATTATCAAACATAACAATCCTTGTGGTGTTGCGCTGGGAAATACTCTCCACGAAGCTTACCAAAAAGCATTCAATGCTGACTCTATGTCTGCTTTTGGTGGAATTGTTGCCTTCAACCGTACCATTGATGCTGAAACTGCAACTGAATTAACAAAGACTTTTCTAGAATGCGTAGTTGCGCCCGATTGTGACACTCAAGCACAAGAGATTTTGGCAACTAAATCAAAGGTGCGGGTATTAACATTACCACAGCTAAGCAACGGACCAAGAGATTTGGTGAAACTTATTGCAGGCGGTTTTCTCGTGCAAGCGGCTGATGATATAGTTGCTGATACAAGTCAATGGCAATTTGTCACGGACAAGAAACCTACACAACAAGAGTTAGAAGAGTTGCTGTTCGCTTGGAAAGTCTGCAAACACGTCAAGTCTAATGCTATTGTTGTTAGTCGCGATCGCACAACCTTGGGTGTAGGTGCAGGTCAAATGAACCGTGTTGGCTCTGTCAAAATAGCCTTAGAACAAGCAGGGGAAAAAACAAAGGGGGCATTCCTAGCGAGTGATGGTTTCTTTCCCTTTGATGATTCGGTCAGAACTGCATCCGCCGCCGGGATCGCTGCTATTATCCAGCCAGGAGGCAGTTTGCGCGACCAAGATTCTATCAAAGCTGCTAATGAATTGGGTTTAGTTATGGTGTTAACAGGTATTCGCCACTTTTTACATTGA
- a CDS encoding transaldolase family protein, whose amino-acid sequence MALYLDSAIVSEAEIASKMGWVKGITTNPTLLAKSNEPPEITLKKLAQLTTGPLYYQLTTSDFDGMVAEGRTAYEIIGEPTILKIPATSLGFQVVACLSPEITCSVTAIYSTAQAAVAREAGARIAIAYVNRATKLLGDGIALVRDMASVLRGSNVEILAASIKSPQEAAASLQAGADHLTLPLAMLQDMTTHELSEKTVEDFNTNGIGLKF is encoded by the coding sequence ATGGCACTTTATTTAGACTCGGCAATAGTCTCGGAAGCTGAAATTGCCAGTAAAATGGGATGGGTTAAAGGCATTACAACAAATCCAACGCTTTTAGCGAAAAGCAATGAACCACCAGAAATTACCCTAAAAAAATTAGCACAGTTGACAACCGGACCTTTATACTATCAGTTGACGACATCTGATTTTGATGGAATGGTGGCAGAGGGAAGAACAGCTTATGAAATTATTGGTGAGCCAACTATATTAAAGATTCCAGCAACATCCCTTGGATTTCAAGTTGTGGCGTGTTTGTCCCCAGAAATAACTTGTTCGGTAACAGCAATTTACAGTACAGCGCAAGCAGCCGTCGCACGGGAAGCAGGTGCTAGGATTGCGATCGCCTATGTCAATCGTGCCACCAAATTGTTAGGTGACGGAATTGCTTTAGTGAGAGATATGGCGAGTGTACTTCGTGGAAGCAACGTAGAAATTTTGGCAGCTAGCATCAAATCGCCACAAGAAGCTGCTGCATCTCTCCAAGCAGGAGCGGATCATCTGACACTTCCTTTAGCAATGTTGCAAGACATGACCACTCACGAACTATCGGAAAAAACTGTTGAAGATTTTAATACCAATGGTATTGGTTTGAAATTTTAG